A section of the Papio anubis isolate 15944 chromosome 16, Panubis1.0, whole genome shotgun sequence genome encodes:
- the SDC4 gene encoding syndecan-4 precursor has translation MAPARLFALLLLFVGGVAESIRETEVIDPQDLLEGRYFSGALPDDEDVVGPGQESDDFELSGSGDLDDLEDSTISPEVIHPLVPLDNHIPEKAGSGSQVPTEAKKLEENEVIPKRISPIETSEDVSNKVSMSSTMQGSNIFERTEVLAALIVGGVVGILFAVFLILLLMYRMKKKDEGSYDLGKKPIYKKAPTNEFYA, from the exons ATCCGAGAGACTGAGGTCATCGACCCCCAGGACCTCCTAGAAGGCCGATACTTCTCCGGAGCCCTACCAGATGATGAGGATGTAGTGGGACCCGGGCAGGAATCTGATGACTTTGAGCTGTCTGGCTCTGGAGATCTGG ATGACTTGGAAGACTCCACGATCAGCCCTGAAGTTATCCATCCCTTG GTGCCTCTAGATAACCATATCCCTGAGAAGGCAGGGTCTGGGAGCCAAGTCCCCACTGAAGCCAAGAAACTGGAGGAGAATGAGGTTATTCCCAAGAGGATCTCACCCATTGAAACAAGTGAGGATGTGTCTAACAAGGTGTCCATGTCCAGCACTATGCAGGGCAGCAATATCTTTGAGAGAACGGAGGTCCTGGCAG ctCTGATTGTGGGTGGCGTCGTAGGCATCCTCTTTGCCGTCTTCCTGATCCTCCTGCTCATGTACCGTATGAAGAAGAAGGATGAAGGCAGCTATGACCTGGGCAAGAAACCCATCTACAAGAAAGCCCCCACCAATGAGTTCTACGCGTGA